A region from the Pseudomonas promysalinigenes genome encodes:
- a CDS encoding YbgA family protein has protein sequence MHEPAAAHKPRIAISSCLTGQSVRYNGGHKSSDLCREQLEAHFEWLPVCPEVAIGLGVPREPIRLVGDPERPAVVGTRNPGADLAGPLRNYAEQMAEELDDICGYIFMQKSPSCGLDRVKVYQDNGYPAQQGGKGAYAAAFCDRRPDLPVEEEGRLHDPVLRENFISRVYAYADWQRLLAQGLSRGALVSFHARYKYLVMANNPRAYRELGRLLGSMSRDDDPERIGPCYFSQLMQALRRCASRGNHCNVLQHLSGYFKQALTQQDKAELQHVISQYQKGVVPLVVPLTLLKHHLLKHPDPYLQQQAYLQPHPESLGLRNAV, from the coding sequence ATGCACGAACCTGCCGCCGCACATAAGCCCCGTATCGCTATCAGCTCCTGCCTGACAGGCCAAAGCGTGCGCTACAACGGTGGGCACAAGTCCTCAGACCTGTGTCGGGAGCAATTGGAAGCTCATTTCGAATGGCTGCCCGTCTGCCCAGAGGTCGCAATCGGCCTGGGCGTACCACGCGAGCCAATCCGATTGGTGGGTGACCCCGAGCGGCCAGCGGTGGTAGGCACACGTAACCCGGGCGCCGACTTGGCCGGCCCGCTGCGCAACTACGCCGAGCAGATGGCCGAAGAGCTAGATGACATCTGCGGATATATATTCATGCAAAAGTCCCCGTCTTGCGGCCTGGATCGGGTCAAGGTGTATCAGGATAACGGCTACCCGGCTCAGCAAGGTGGTAAAGGGGCTTACGCCGCCGCCTTCTGCGACCGCCGCCCAGATCTGCCGGTGGAAGAGGAGGGACGGCTGCACGACCCGGTGCTGCGCGAAAACTTCATCAGCCGCGTCTACGCCTACGCCGACTGGCAGCGCTTGCTGGCACAAGGGCTAAGTCGCGGTGCGCTCGTAAGCTTTCATGCACGCTACAAGTACCTGGTCATGGCCAACAACCCTCGGGCCTACCGCGAGCTGGGTCGCCTGTTGGGCAGTATGAGCCGCGATGACGACCCTGAGCGCATTGGGCCCTGTTACTTCAGCCAGCTGATGCAAGCCCTGCGGCGTTGTGCCAGCCGTGGCAACCATTGCAACGTGCTGCAGCACCTAAGTGGCTACTTCAAGCAAGCACTGACTCAGCAGGACAAGGCCGAATTGCAACACGTCATCAGCCAGTATCAGAAAGGCGTGGTGCCACTGGTAGTACCGTTGACCTTGCTCAAGCATCACCTGCTCAAGCACCCAGACCCCTACCTGCAGCAACAGGCCTATCTACAGCCGCACCCGGAAAGCCTGGGCCTGCGCAATGCTGTCTGA
- a CDS encoding MerR family transcriptional regulator, producing the protein MLSESLVPIGELARRTGVNPVTLRAWERRYGLLKPQRTAKGHRLYGPEQLERVRSILAWLERGASVSQVIELLDHTPEQAPVGDWQLRQRQLIDAIGSLSQRSLDQQLNQVMALYPAVTLCEQLLLPLLRGLAVRWRSHFDARLEQVFFNTWLRSKLGARVYHDNQSLQGAPVLLCEDSERPFDQGLWLCAWLLSSNGVPVEVLEQPVAGSQLLRAVTALQPRAVLFHLGPRIDAAALLSTLQHISGPKLLGGATIALHQAQLNAFGLPDLYLFDTPQAALRALLDDNRLQ; encoded by the coding sequence ATGCTGTCTGAGTCGCTAGTACCCATCGGCGAATTGGCCCGCCGAACTGGCGTTAACCCGGTCACTCTACGCGCATGGGAGCGCCGCTACGGCCTGCTCAAACCACAGCGCACGGCCAAAGGGCATCGCCTTTACGGGCCTGAACAGCTTGAACGGGTAAGGTCGATTCTGGCATGGCTTGAACGTGGGGCATCGGTCAGCCAAGTGATCGAGTTGCTGGACCACACGCCTGAGCAGGCGCCTGTGGGAGACTGGCAGCTCCGTCAACGGCAGCTGATCGACGCCATAGGCAGTCTGTCCCAGCGCTCACTTGATCAGCAACTCAATCAAGTCATGGCTCTTTACCCCGCTGTCACCTTATGTGAGCAATTGCTTTTGCCACTGCTGCGCGGGCTTGCAGTGCGCTGGCGCAGCCACTTCGATGCACGCCTTGAGCAGGTGTTCTTCAACACTTGGTTGCGCAGCAAGCTGGGCGCCCGCGTGTATCACGACAACCAATCGCTGCAAGGTGCGCCAGTGCTGCTTTGTGAAGACAGTGAGCGCCCGTTCGATCAAGGCCTGTGGCTATGCGCATGGCTATTGAGCAGCAACGGCGTCCCCGTGGAGGTGCTGGAACAGCCCGTGGCGGGCTCGCAGTTACTCCGTGCCGTGACCGCGCTACAGCCGCGAGCAGTGTTGTTTCACCTAGGCCCGCGCATCGATGCAGCGGCACTACTGAGTACCTTGCAACATATCAGCGGGCCCAAGCTGCTGGGCGGCGCAACCATCGCTCTGCATCAGGCACAACTGAACGCTTTCGGTTTGCCCGATCTCTATTTGTTCGATACACCGCAGGCGGCATTGCGAGCGCTGCTTGACGATAATCGCCTCCAGTAA
- the phrB gene encoding deoxyribodipyrimidine photo-lyase translates to MQLIWLRSDLRITDNSALSAACERGPTVAVWLASPGQWQAHDDAACKVDFWLRNLRQLRQSLEQLNIPLLVRKIDTWEQVPATLLDICRKHDIKAVHWNEEYGINEALRDDATRTQLEKAGVQAHSYLDQLFFRPGTILTRSGDYFQVFSQFKKVCLEHLHRSLPSLASRVKKQRPLDIASDPIPQHIEGFDKPPRTLSDQWPAGEDEAQTRLTRFVDETIDDYEQLRDLPAKPGTSQLSAYLAAGVISPRQCLHAALGSNRGEFDSGSRGVQTWINELIWREFYKHILTGYPQVSRHRAFRAQTEALPWRNAPDDLKAWQEGRTGFPIIDAAMRQLLHTGWMHNRLRMIVAMFLTKNLLIDWRLGERHFMRHLIDGDLAANNGGWQWSASTGTDSVPYFRIFNPISQSERFDPDGRFIRHWLPELKHLDEKNIHDPVKCSDLFANNAYHSPIVDLASSRQRALEAFKGLPRRQK, encoded by the coding sequence ATGCAACTGATCTGGCTACGCAGCGACTTGCGCATTACTGACAACTCCGCCCTCAGCGCCGCCTGCGAGCGCGGCCCTACCGTAGCCGTGTGGCTGGCAAGCCCCGGCCAATGGCAGGCTCACGATGACGCCGCCTGCAAGGTCGACTTCTGGTTGCGCAATCTGCGCCAACTGCGCCAGTCCCTTGAGCAGCTGAACATCCCTCTGTTGGTGCGCAAGATCGACACTTGGGAGCAGGTGCCGGCTACGCTGCTCGACATTTGCCGTAAGCACGACATCAAGGCTGTGCATTGGAACGAAGAATATGGCATCAACGAAGCGCTTCGTGATGACGCCACCCGCACGCAGCTTGAGAAGGCTGGTGTGCAGGCCCACAGCTATCTCGACCAGTTGTTCTTCAGGCCCGGCACTATCCTTACCCGCAGCGGCGATTATTTCCAAGTATTCAGCCAGTTCAAGAAAGTCTGTCTTGAACACCTGCACCGCAGCCTGCCGTCGCTAGCCAGCCGGGTGAAAAAGCAACGCCCGCTGGATATCGCCAGTGACCCGATCCCACAACACATCGAGGGGTTCGATAAACCTCCTCGCACACTGAGCGATCAATGGCCTGCCGGTGAGGATGAGGCGCAGACCCGCCTAACGCGCTTTGTCGATGAAACCATCGACGATTACGAACAACTGCGTGACCTTCCGGCCAAACCGGGTACCAGCCAACTGTCCGCCTACCTGGCCGCAGGTGTGATCTCGCCAAGGCAATGCCTGCATGCTGCCCTGGGGAGCAACCGTGGCGAATTCGACAGCGGCAGCCGCGGGGTACAAACCTGGATCAATGAACTGATCTGGCGGGAGTTCTACAAGCATATCCTGACCGGTTATCCACAGGTCTCCAGGCACCGCGCCTTCCGTGCACAGACCGAGGCCCTGCCGTGGCGCAATGCCCCTGATGATCTGAAGGCCTGGCAGGAAGGCCGTACCGGCTTCCCGATCATCGATGCGGCCATGCGCCAGCTGTTGCATACCGGCTGGATGCACAATCGCTTGCGTATGATCGTCGCCATGTTCTTGACCAAGAACCTCTTGATCGACTGGCGCTTGGGCGAACGTCACTTCATGCGTCACCTGATTGATGGCGACCTGGCTGCCAACAATGGTGGCTGGCAATGGAGCGCTTCGACCGGAACCGATTCAGTGCCCTATTTTCGGATCTTCAACCCCATCTCCCAGTCAGAGCGATTCGACCCTGATGGCCGTTTCATTCGGCATTGGCTGCCAGAGTTAAAGCACCTTGATGAAAAAAACATTCACGACCCAGTGAAATGCTCGGATCTTTTTGCTAATAACGCTTATCACAGTCCTATAGTCGATCTGGCAAGCAGTCGCCAACGTGCATTGGAAGCCTTCAAAGGCCTACCACGTCGGCAGAAATAG
- a CDS encoding SDR family oxidoreductase: MNDSRSFWITGAGNGLGLALVERLLENGHRVAASGKECDALDALGMRHGSQLLRLPWQLHEEGQASRATEQICHAWCSLDVLIINAGTSDYLAASVPDDQVLETIVNDNQLATEHCLNSALPLLKQGYQPQVMVVFNRYSALQLYSPTQVTSGWNSAVQWSREQRPNLKSQGIDLTVVAPQSLKTPVTPVKAAPSEWTPQSAADELLTRLPLREPELVLEVMDISSLWPLSR, from the coding sequence TTGAATGACTCGCGTAGTTTCTGGATTACGGGGGCCGGTAATGGACTGGGTTTGGCCTTGGTGGAAAGGTTGCTCGAAAACGGGCACCGAGTCGCCGCAAGTGGCAAGGAATGCGACGCTTTGGATGCATTGGGCATGCGACATGGCAGCCAGTTGTTGAGGCTGCCCTGGCAATTGCATGAAGAAGGCCAAGCTAGCCGTGCAACTGAGCAGATTTGTCACGCATGGTGCTCGCTTGACGTGCTGATCATCAATGCAGGTACCAGTGACTATTTAGCCGCTAGCGTGCCTGACGATCAGGTATTGGAAACCATCGTCAATGACAATCAGCTGGCAACCGAGCATTGCCTCAACAGTGCTTTGCCATTGCTCAAGCAGGGGTATCAGCCGCAAGTCATGGTGGTCTTCAATCGCTATTCAGCCTTGCAGCTGTATTCGCCTACTCAGGTGACGTCAGGCTGGAACAGTGCAGTGCAATGGTCGCGGGAACAGCGCCCAAATCTGAAGAGCCAAGGGATTGATCTGACTGTGGTGGCGCCCCAGTCGTTGAAGACGCCGGTGACGCCCGTCAAGGCGGCTCCGAGTGAATGGACACCGCAGAGTGCAGCGGATGAGCTGCTGACCCGTCTGCCGCTACGCGAACCGGAGCTGGTGTTGGAGGTTATGGACATCAGCAGCTTGTGGCCGTTGTCACGTTGA
- a CDS encoding acyloxyacyl hydrolase has protein sequence MKRLLGLAAAAALALGHVVVAQAADVSLSVGQTGDSTMVYRLGLQSNWDKSWWQSSVGRLTGYWDGAYTYWQGDETASNHSLSFSPVFVYEFAGQSVKPYIEAGIGVAAFSSTEIESNNLGSSFNFEDRVGFGLRFAGGHEVGVRAIHYSNAGIKQPNDGVESYSLHYRMAL, from the coding sequence ATGAAGCGACTGCTCGGTTTGGCGGCGGCTGCCGCCCTGGCCCTGGGACATGTAGTGGTGGCACAAGCTGCCGATGTCTCGCTTTCGGTTGGGCAGACCGGTGACTCCACCATGGTCTATCGTCTGGGGTTGCAGTCCAACTGGGACAAAAGCTGGTGGCAGAGCAGTGTGGGTCGGCTAACGGGTTATTGGGACGGGGCCTACACCTACTGGCAGGGCGATGAAACTGCCAGTAACCACAGCCTGTCTTTCTCGCCAGTGTTCGTTTACGAGTTTGCAGGGCAGTCGGTCAAACCCTACATCGAGGCGGGTATCGGTGTTGCGGCGTTCTCCAGCACGGAGATTGAAAGCAACAACCTCGGTTCATCCTTCAATTTCGAAGATCGGGTAGGCTTCGGCCTGCGCTTTGCCGGCGGGCACGAGGTTGGGGTGAGGGCGATTCATTATTCCAACGCTGGCATCAAGCAGCCCAACGACGGTGTCGAGAGCTACAGCCTGCATTACCGCATGGCGCTCTGA
- the murI gene encoding glutamate racemase, with amino-acid sequence MVERSAPVGVMDSGVGGLSVLAEIQRLLPNESLLYVADCGHVPYGEKSPDYIRQRCRRIAEFFQAQGAKAMVLACNTATVAAVADLRELYPHWPLVGMEPAVKPAAAATRSGVVGVLATTGTLQSAKFAALLDRFATDVQVITQPCPGLVERIETGDLTSPQLRQLLLGYVQPLLAAGCDTLILGCTHYPFLRPLLTQMVPADVAIIDTGAAVARQLQRLLAAQALLADGPSREASFWSSGDPLALKRVLPVLWQPSDRVECFTL; translated from the coding sequence ATGGTTGAGCGTTCGGCGCCGGTCGGCGTGATGGATTCGGGGGTCGGCGGGTTGTCGGTGCTCGCCGAGATTCAGCGCTTGCTGCCCAATGAGTCGCTGCTTTACGTGGCCGATTGTGGTCATGTGCCATATGGCGAGAAGTCCCCAGACTACATTCGCCAGCGCTGCCGACGGATTGCCGAGTTCTTTCAGGCCCAAGGGGCCAAGGCAATGGTGCTGGCGTGCAACACTGCCACAGTGGCCGCGGTCGCCGATTTGCGCGAGTTGTACCCGCACTGGCCATTGGTCGGCATGGAGCCTGCCGTCAAGCCTGCCGCGGCCGCTACCCGCTCCGGTGTAGTGGGTGTGCTGGCTACCACTGGCACCCTGCAGAGTGCCAAGTTCGCCGCTTTACTCGATCGTTTCGCCACAGACGTTCAGGTCATCACCCAGCCTTGCCCAGGGCTTGTGGAGCGGATCGAAACCGGCGACCTGACCAGCCCGCAGTTGCGTCAATTGCTGCTGGGTTACGTGCAGCCCTTGTTGGCCGCAGGCTGCGATACCTTGATCCTGGGTTGTACCCATTACCCCTTCCTACGCCCACTGTTGACCCAGATGGTGCCCGCTGACGTGGCCATCATCGATACCGGTGCTGCAGTAGCCCGCCAGTTGCAGAGGTTGTTGGCAGCCCAGGCGCTTTTAGCTGATGGGCCTTCCCGAGAGGCAAGCTTCTGGAGCAGCGGTGATCCATTGGCACTCAAGCGAGTCCTGCCCGTGCTCTGGCAGCCATCTGATCGGGTGGAATGTTTCACTTTGTAA
- a CDS encoding molybdopterin-synthase adenylyltransferase MoeB: MLTDQELLRYSRQILLAQVDIDGQLRLKRSKALIVGLGGLGSPVALYLAAAGVGELHLADFDTVDLTNLQRQVIHDSDSVGMSKVDSALQRLRAINPEVTLVAHREALDVDSLAAAVAGVDLVLDCSDNFATREAVNAACFATGKPLVSGAAIRLEGQLSVFDPRRDYSPCYHCLYGHGSEDELTCSEAGVIGPLVGLVGSLQALEAMKLLAGFGEPLVGRLLLIDALGTRLRELRVKRDPACAVCAKRDG; this comes from the coding sequence ATGCTGACCGATCAGGAATTGTTGCGGTACAGCCGCCAGATCTTGCTGGCCCAGGTCGATATCGATGGGCAATTGCGGCTCAAGCGCAGCAAGGCGCTGATCGTCGGCCTCGGTGGCCTTGGCTCGCCCGTGGCGCTGTACCTGGCAGCCGCAGGGGTGGGGGAGCTTCACCTGGCTGACTTCGACACGGTCGACCTGACCAACCTGCAACGTCAGGTCATCCATGACAGTGACAGCGTAGGTATGAGCAAGGTCGATTCGGCGCTGCAGCGCCTGCGGGCGATCAACCCTGAAGTCACGCTTGTCGCCCACCGTGAAGCATTGGATGTGGACTCTTTGGCTGCGGCGGTTGCAGGTGTCGACCTGGTGCTGGACTGCTCCGACAATTTCGCCACGCGCGAGGCGGTCAATGCCGCTTGCTTCGCCACTGGCAAGCCGTTGGTCAGTGGTGCAGCCATTCGCCTGGAAGGCCAGTTGTCGGTGTTCGACCCACGGCGTGACTACAGCCCTTGCTACCACTGCCTTTACGGGCACGGTAGCGAAGACGAGCTGACCTGTAGCGAAGCGGGTGTGATCGGGCCGCTGGTAGGGCTGGTGGGTAGCCTGCAAGCGCTGGAGGCGATGAAACTGCTCGCCGGGTTTGGCGAACCGCTGGTCGGCCGGCTGCTGTTGATCGATGCCCTTGGCACGCGCTTGCGTGAGCTGCGGGTCAAGCGTGACCCGGCCTGCGCCGTGTGCGCCAAGCGCGATGGTTGA
- the prmC gene encoding peptide chain release factor N(5)-glutamine methyltransferase translates to MTIIASLLRNAQLPESPSERLDAELLLAAAIGKSRSFLHTWPERIVSSEDAQTYAGYLQRRRAGEPVAYILGQQGFWKLDLEVAPHTLIPRPDTELLVETALELQPASPAKVLDLGTGTGAIALALASDRPAWQVTAVDRIDEAVALAERNRQRLGLGNVQILKSHWFSHLAGQRFDLILSNPPYIRAQDPHLAEGDVRFEPSSALVAGNDGLDDLRAIAAQAPEHLLPGGWLLLEHGYDQAGDVRALLEANGFTEVTSRKDLGGHERISLGRLPC, encoded by the coding sequence ATGACCATCATTGCCAGCCTACTGCGCAACGCGCAGCTACCCGAATCGCCCAGCGAACGCCTGGACGCCGAGCTGCTGCTGGCTGCCGCCATCGGCAAGTCTCGCAGCTTTCTGCATACCTGGCCTGAGCGGATTGTCAGCAGCGAAGATGCCCAGACCTACGCCGGCTACCTGCAGCGCCGCCGTGCTGGTGAGCCTGTGGCCTACATTCTTGGGCAGCAGGGCTTCTGGAAGCTTGACCTGGAAGTGGCGCCGCACACTCTGATACCGCGCCCGGATACCGAGCTGCTGGTCGAGACAGCCCTGGAGCTGCAGCCTGCGTCGCCGGCCAAGGTGCTCGACTTGGGCACCGGTACTGGCGCCATCGCGTTGGCATTGGCCAGCGATCGCCCGGCCTGGCAGGTGACGGCCGTGGACCGCATCGATGAGGCCGTGGCCCTGGCAGAGCGCAATCGCCAGCGCCTGGGCCTGGGCAACGTTCAGATCCTCAAAAGCCACTGGTTCAGCCATCTGGCCGGGCAGCGCTTTGACTTGATCCTCAGCAACCCACCGTATATCCGCGCCCAAGACCCGCATCTGGCCGAAGGGGACGTGCGTTTCGAGCCTAGCAGTGCACTGGTAGCCGGTAACGACGGCCTCGATGACCTGCGAGCGATCGCCGCCCAGGCTCCGGAGCACCTATTGCCCGGTGGTTGGCTGCTGCTTGAACACGGCTACGACCAGGCTGGCGACGTGCGTGCCCTGCTCGAGGCCAACGGCTTCACCGAGGTGACCAGCCGCAAAGACCTTGGCGGCCATGAGCGAATTTCACTGGGGCGCCTGCCATGCTGA
- the prfA gene encoding peptide chain release factor 1, protein MKASLLNKLEILQDRFEELTALLGDAEVISDQTRFRAYSREYAEVEPVYAAYKEWRKVQDDLEGAQALLKDADPDLREMAAEEVREAKEQLLGLESNLQRMLLPKDPNDGRNVFLEIRAGTGGDEAAIFSGDLFRMYSRYAEKRGWRLEILSENEGEHGGYKEIIARVEGENVYGKLKFESGAHRVQRVPETESQGRIHTSACTVAVLPEPDEQAAIEINPADLRVDTYRASGAGGQHVNKTDSAIRITHLPTGIVVECQEERSQHKNRARALSWLSAKLNDMQTSAAQNAIASERKLLVGSGDRSERIRTYNYPQGRVTDHRINLTLYSLDDILAGGVEAVIEPLLAEYQADQLAALGD, encoded by the coding sequence ATGAAAGCGTCGCTGCTCAATAAACTGGAGATTCTCCAGGACCGCTTCGAGGAACTCACCGCGCTGCTCGGTGATGCCGAAGTCATTTCCGACCAGACTCGTTTCCGCGCCTATTCCCGCGAATATGCAGAAGTGGAACCGGTGTACGCCGCGTATAAAGAGTGGCGCAAGGTGCAGGACGACCTTGAAGGCGCCCAGGCGCTGCTCAAGGACGCCGACCCAGACCTGCGCGAAATGGCCGCCGAAGAGGTGCGTGAGGCCAAGGAGCAACTGCTCGGGCTGGAGTCCAACCTGCAGCGCATGCTGCTGCCCAAGGACCCCAACGATGGTCGCAACGTGTTCCTCGAGATCCGCGCAGGCACTGGCGGCGACGAGGCGGCGATCTTCTCCGGCGACTTGTTCCGCATGTACTCGCGTTATGCCGAAAAGCGCGGCTGGCGTTTGGAGATCCTTTCCGAGAACGAAGGCGAGCACGGCGGCTACAAAGAAATCATCGCCCGCGTCGAAGGCGAAAATGTGTACGGCAAACTGAAGTTCGAATCCGGCGCGCACCGTGTTCAGCGCGTGCCGGAAACCGAATCCCAGGGCCGCATCCATACCTCGGCCTGCACCGTGGCGGTATTGCCCGAACCGGATGAGCAAGCGGCCATCGAGATCAACCCGGCAGACCTGCGGGTGGACACTTACCGTGCCTCGGGCGCTGGCGGCCAGCACGTGAACAAGACCGATTCGGCGATCCGCATTACCCACTTGCCGACTGGCATCGTGGTCGAGTGCCAAGAGGAGCGGTCGCAGCACAAGAACCGTGCCCGCGCCCTGTCATGGCTGTCTGCCAAGCTCAATGACATGCAGACTAGCGCCGCGCAAAACGCCATTGCCAGCGAGCGCAAGCTGCTGGTCGGTTCCGGTGACCGCTCCGAACGCATCCGCACCTACAATTATCCACAGGGGCGGGTAACCGATCACCGCATCAACCTGACCCTGTACTCGCTCGACGACATCCTCGCCGGAGGCGTGGAAGCCGTGATCGAACCCTTGCTGGCCGAATACCAGGCCGACCAACTGGCGGCGCTGGGGGACTGA